A region of Macrobrachium nipponense isolate FS-2020 chromosome 7, ASM1510439v2, whole genome shotgun sequence DNA encodes the following proteins:
- the LOC135217297 gene encoding uncharacterized protein LOC135217297 produces MALLRVLEGVCELYENFQNDATNKTPVPSSLQPRVNIKRLTSADLARISKKPVTKNTRDFDSLSLFEEDGGFPFLGFGKYGEPTVQFPTLTRSLSKGFQDSSKKNQNFLPKININGHTKKRIVIKCQNILDTRKSVGSSGKTPHVQKESVSINTSSLSSVATGDSMKTNNQTVGNQFIELNMTEQIPIKKEINEKYFDDHDITIETEDFDYACSVNDRILSPPSQELHCSTGTNHVAFSENVVNESCGLSSVNRESFVFQECSDQANGLSRPNKLTELTTLLLELNNKNKNIDQKLARLKRTYEAKVSKVQQEKTANENKIQETLEKIQRWQEKLETCIDASVPEDEITTGTSTLTQDKNKRLNRGTSARKITGETSKENLVSSHSQSIKTESSCHDPEPIVSIGNFVRDIAECDDSISVESIDAELVCLSDLYSGTSNSFSDLESLGDSPENELPKAKKMKAGKDRSHENNLVEKASHFLPVVCLKDINSSKKGSIKDKIKCGSYIVVKLSSKKSVKHYCAVVRNKIDSGDYEVQYLERKNQSEFIFPEKEVVYKIEDSDIVQLLQDPTVHMKGLRLYYSFPGSNLDMIKSFT; encoded by the exons aAAAAATACAAGAGATTTTGATTCTTTGTCCTTATTTGAGGAGGATGGGGGCTTTCCATTCCTTGGCTTTGGTAAATACGGTGAGCCAACAGTCCAGTTTCCAACATTGACAAGGTCTTTGAGTAAGGGATTTCAAGATTCTTCcaagaaaaatcaaaattttttaccaaaaataaatataaatggacaCACCAAGAAAAGAATAGTCATAAAGTGTCAAAACATCTTAGATACAAGGAAATCTGTTGGCTCATCTGGTAAAACACCTCATGTGCAAAAAGAGTCTGTGTCTATAAACACAAGTAGTCTCTCAAGTGTTGCGACTGGGGATTCTATGAAAACAAACAATCAGACTGTAGGAAATCAGTTCATAGAATTAAATATGACAGAGCAGATACCAATTAAGaaggaaattaatgaaaagtACTTTGATGACCATGAcattaccatagaaactgaagaCTTTGATTATGCATGTAGTGTAAATGACAGAATTTTAAGTCCCCCGTCTCAAGAACTGCACTGTAGCACTGGCACAAATCATGTTGCGTTTTCAGAAAATGTAGTTAATGAGAGTTGTGGTTTATCCTCGGTAAACAGGGAGAGTTTTGTGTTTCAAGAGTGTTCAGATCAGGCCAATGGTTTAAGTAGACCAAACAAGCTAACAGAGCTAACTACTTTGTTGCTTGAActgaacaacaaaaataaaaacattgaccAAAAGTTAGCAAGGTTAAAACGAACATATGAGGCTAAAGTTTCCAAGGTTCAGCAAGAGAAGACAGCCAATGAGAacaaaattcaagaaactttAGAGAAAATTCAGAGGTGGCAAGAAAAATTGGAAACATGCATCGATGCATCTGTCCCTGAGGATGAAATTACGACAG GAACATCCACTCTTACTCAAGACAAAAATAAGAGATTGAATAGAGGGACCTCAGCCAGGAAGATAACAGGTGAAACTTCCAAGGAGAATTTAGTGTCTAGTCACAGTCAATCCATAAAGACAGAGAGCAGTTGCCATGACCCAGAGCCAATTGTCAGTATTGGCAATTTTGTCAGGGATATTGCGGAATGTGATGACTCAATATCAGTAGAAAGCATAGATGCAGAACTTGTGTGCTTGAGTGATCTTTACAGTGGAACAAGTAATAGTTTTAGTGATCTTGAGTCTTTAGGAGATAGTCCTGAAAATGAATTGCCAAAAGCTAAGAAAATGAAAGCAGGCAAAGACAGATCTCACGAAAATAATTTAGTGGAAAAAGCTTCTCATTTCTTACCAGTTGTTTGTTTAAAGGATATAAATTCCTCCAAGAAGGGAAGCATTAAGGACAAGATAAAGTGTGGATCATACATAGTTGTGAAACTGTCTTCGAAAAAATCTGTCAAACATTACTGTGCTGTTGTGAGAAACAAGATTGATAGTGGTGACTATGAAGTCCAGTATTTGGAAAGGAAAAATCAGAGTGAATTCATCTTTCCTGAGAAGGAGGTTGTGTACAAAATAGAAGATAGTGACATAGTACAGTTACTTCAGGATCCTACAGTACACATGAAAGGTCTAAGGCTTTACTATTCATTCCCTGGTAGTAATCTAGATATGATCAAGTCTTTTACATAG